Proteins from one Candidatus Desulfovibrio trichonymphae genomic window:
- a CDS encoding phosphatidylserine decarboxylase family protein has product MRQPHSGIAPEGWPCICLTALAAVVFAFLGLGVAALLLLASCAFSVHFFRDPERVVPQGANIAVSPADGRILHITEKPEPFSGQTRQCVSIFMNLFNVHVNRVPIDCTVEEIRYWPGKFFNASLDKASTDNERCALLLRDTDGLTWIMVQIAGLVARRIVCRTEAGEALMRGQRCGMIRFGSRVDLYLPRGYVSAVQLGERVFAGQSIIVRRG; this is encoded by the coding sequence ATGCGTCAACCACATAGCGGCATTGCCCCTGAAGGCTGGCCCTGCATATGCCTGACAGCGCTTGCAGCCGTTGTTTTCGCCTTTCTCGGCCTTGGCGTTGCGGCGCTGCTCTTGCTTGCATCCTGCGCTTTCAGCGTACATTTTTTTCGGGATCCGGAACGGGTCGTCCCCCAAGGCGCGAATATTGCCGTCAGCCCAGCCGACGGACGCATTCTGCATATTACGGAAAAACCGGAGCCTTTCAGCGGACAGACGCGTCAGTGCGTCAGCATTTTCATGAATCTCTTCAATGTGCATGTCAACCGCGTTCCCATTGACTGCACAGTGGAAGAAATACGCTACTGGCCGGGGAAATTTTTCAATGCATCCCTGGACAAGGCATCTACGGACAACGAACGTTGCGCCCTTTTGCTGCGCGATACAGACGGCCTGACATGGATTATGGTGCAGATAGCCGGCCTTGTCGCACGGCGCATCGTCTGCCGCACGGAAGCTGGCGAGGCCCTCATGCGCGGGCAACGTTGCGGCATGATACGCTTTGGTTCGCGAGTTGACCTTTATCTGCCACGGGGCTATGTTAGTGCGGTTCAGCTCGGCGAACGGGTTTTTGCGGGGCAAAGCATCATCGTCCGCCGCGGATAA
- the pssA gene encoding CDP-diacylglycerol--serine O-phosphatidyltransferase, with translation MEKKKPHRGVYLLPNMITTLSMFFGFLAMVWAVQSRYETSGMAILLAALMDGLDGKVARLTNTASEFGVQYDSLADMVAFGLAPAFLLWQWQLQHFSRLGVAAAFIYTACGALRLARFNISNTAVGKYFFIGLPIPAGGCTIVSFIFFAAVLPNFLTPATPYAALFLTIGTGVLMVSSVRYFSFKEYALLRAHPVRAMLVFLFLLAFVISFPRFMGFFLCIIYITGGLVYTFFILPRRNRQLLRALSLTDN, from the coding sequence ATGGAAAAAAAGAAGCCGCACAGAGGGGTTTACCTGCTGCCCAACATGATCACGACGTTGAGCATGTTTTTCGGCTTTCTCGCAATGGTATGGGCAGTACAGAGCCGCTACGAAACGTCAGGCATGGCAATTCTGCTCGCGGCACTCATGGACGGTCTGGACGGCAAGGTCGCCCGCCTGACAAACACGGCGAGCGAATTCGGCGTGCAGTACGATTCGCTTGCGGATATGGTCGCCTTCGGCCTTGCGCCGGCCTTTTTGCTCTGGCAATGGCAGTTGCAGCATTTCAGCCGTCTGGGCGTGGCGGCGGCCTTTATCTACACTGCGTGCGGCGCGCTTAGACTCGCGCGTTTCAACATAAGCAACACGGCTGTGGGTAAATACTTTTTCATCGGCCTGCCCATTCCGGCGGGAGGCTGCACTATTGTGAGCTTTATTTTTTTCGCCGCTGTTCTGCCGAATTTTCTCACGCCGGCAACGCCGTATGCGGCTCTGTTTCTGACCATCGGCACAGGCGTGCTGATGGTCAGTTCCGTACGTTATTTTTCTTTCAAAGAGTACGCCTTGTTGCGCGCCCATCCCGTACGCGCCATGCTTGTTTTTCTTTTCCTGCTCGCGTTCGTGATTTCCTTCCCCAGGTTTATGGGCTTTTTTTTGTGCATCATCTACATTACGGGCGGTCTTGTCTATACATTTTTCATATTGCCCCGACGCAACCGCCAGCTCTTGCGCGCCCTGTCGCTTACGGACAATTGA
- a CDS encoding 2-isopropylmalate synthase, with the protein MQNNVYFFDTTLRDGEQSPGATMNLQEKLGLAHQLEKLGVDVLEAGFPASSLGDFAAVRTIASEAGDMQIAGLCRCLESDIDRCWAAVNVARNPRIHLFLSTSPLHMKHKLCKSPEDVLKMISAGVKCSATCTDNVEFSAEDASRSERDFLCRVVETAIKAGARVINLPDTVGYAQPEEYAALISYVINNTPNSDKAIFSVHCHNDLGLAAANTLAALKVGARQAEVTLCGIGERAGNAAIEEVVMALAVRRDYFGLSHSIITEQLYPSCRLLAMTIGMPIPDNKAVVGANAFAHESGIHQDGMLKNRETYEIMTPQSVGRKESNLVIGKHSGRNAVRSKFESMGCKLDENQLNVLFEAVKHLADCKKILHDDDLMALLQEEIYRIPDRFRLRHVSVQSSDAGGVPPAAAVIMDVDGMEKSGAGFGAGPIDALFNVIAEIVGHETELEQYSINAITGGTDALGEVTVRLKKNGYTAIGRGAHPDILVASARAYVNALNSLAKHEDEDTLLHVRHTL; encoded by the coding sequence ATGCAAAACAACGTTTATTTTTTTGACACAACCCTGCGTGACGGCGAACAGTCGCCCGGTGCCACCATGAATTTACAGGAAAAACTCGGTCTCGCCCATCAGCTGGAAAAGCTCGGCGTGGACGTGCTGGAAGCGGGCTTCCCCGCGTCAAGCTTGGGAGATTTCGCCGCTGTGCGGACTATTGCCTCAGAGGCTGGGGATATGCAGATAGCGGGCCTGTGCCGCTGCCTTGAAAGCGACATCGACCGTTGCTGGGCAGCCGTCAATGTCGCGAGAAATCCGCGTATCCACTTGTTTCTGTCAACCTCGCCACTGCACATGAAACACAAGTTGTGCAAAAGTCCCGAAGACGTGCTCAAAATGATAAGCGCCGGCGTCAAATGCAGCGCCACATGCACGGATAATGTGGAATTTTCCGCTGAAGACGCCTCCCGCTCCGAGCGCGACTTCCTCTGCCGCGTTGTGGAAACAGCCATTAAGGCCGGCGCGCGCGTGATAAACTTGCCCGACACGGTAGGATATGCCCAACCGGAGGAATATGCAGCGCTGATAAGCTATGTGATCAACAACACGCCCAACAGCGACAAGGCCATATTCAGCGTGCACTGTCATAACGATCTGGGGCTCGCCGCAGCCAACACGCTGGCCGCGCTCAAGGTCGGCGCGCGTCAGGCCGAAGTGACGCTGTGCGGCATAGGCGAACGCGCCGGCAACGCGGCAATTGAGGAAGTCGTCATGGCACTTGCCGTGCGCAGGGATTACTTCGGCCTGAGCCACAGCATTATCACAGAGCAGCTCTATCCCTCCTGCCGTCTGCTTGCCATGACCATAGGAATGCCCATCCCCGACAACAAGGCCGTCGTCGGCGCGAACGCCTTTGCGCATGAGTCCGGCATCCATCAGGACGGCATGCTTAAAAATCGCGAAACATATGAAATCATGACACCGCAGTCCGTGGGGCGCAAAGAGAGCAACCTTGTCATAGGCAAGCACTCGGGCCGCAACGCCGTGCGCAGCAAATTTGAAAGCATGGGCTGCAAGCTTGACGAAAATCAGCTCAATGTGCTTTTTGAAGCGGTCAAACATCTGGCCGACTGCAAAAAAATACTGCATGACGACGACCTTATGGCTCTGCTGCAGGAAGAAATCTATCGCATTCCCGACCGATTCCGCCTGCGGCATGTGAGTGTGCAAAGCTCCGACGCGGGCGGCGTGCCGCCCGCAGCCGCAGTCATCATGGATGTGGACGGCATGGAAAAAAGCGGGGCCGGCTTCGGCGCTGGGCCGATTGACGCACTCTTCAATGTGATTGCAGAGATTGTAGGCCATGAAACAGAGCTGGAACAATATTCCATCAACGCCATCACCGGCGGCACAGACGCGCTCGGCGAAGTGACCGTGCGTCTTAAGAAAAACGGATACACCGCCATAGGCCGGGGCGCGCACCCAGACATCCTGGTGGCCAGTGCGCGGGCATATGTTAACGCACTCAATTCACTGGCAAAACATGAAGATGAAGACACGCTGCTGCACGTTCGGCACACCCTGTAG